In Reichenbachiella agarivorans, one genomic interval encodes:
- a CDS encoding acetyl-CoA C-acyltransferase, translating to MKEAYIISAVRTPIGSFGGSLSSLSATQLGSAATKGALDRAGIKAELVDEVFIGNVISAGLGQAPARQASIGAGIGYNVPCTTVNKVCASGMKAVMLAAQSIMLGQADVIVAGGMESMSNIPYYVPKARYGYGYGHGQMLDGLLHDGLWEPYHKFPMGSCADNTAKEMKISREEQDEYAISSYKKTTASSTNGAFKHEIVPVEVPQRKGDPILISEDEEYKKVAFEKIPSLRPVFNPDGTVTAANASTINDGASALIIMSKEKMEELGLKPIAKILGFADAAREPIWFTTAPALAIPKAIKNAGITASEVDYYEINEAFSVVALANIKELGLKADTVNVLGGAVSLGHPLGASGARIITTLTSVLDQKKGKIGVAGICNGGGGASAIVIQRC from the coding sequence ATGAAAGAAGCATATATCATATCCGCCGTCCGAACACCCATCGGGAGTTTTGGAGGTAGCCTGTCTTCACTGTCTGCCACCCAACTAGGTTCCGCAGCTACCAAAGGAGCCTTGGACAGGGCTGGTATCAAAGCAGAACTAGTGGACGAGGTATTCATAGGCAATGTCATCTCGGCTGGCCTAGGACAAGCTCCCGCACGCCAAGCCTCGATAGGTGCAGGTATCGGGTACAACGTGCCTTGCACGACAGTCAATAAAGTCTGTGCATCAGGTATGAAAGCCGTCATGCTAGCAGCCCAATCCATCATGCTAGGACAAGCAGATGTAATCGTCGCAGGTGGCATGGAAAGCATGTCCAACATCCCATACTATGTCCCAAAAGCGCGTTATGGCTATGGCTATGGTCATGGACAAATGCTCGATGGACTCTTGCACGATGGACTATGGGAACCCTATCACAAATTCCCAATGGGCAGTTGTGCGGACAACACCGCCAAAGAAATGAAAATCAGCCGTGAGGAGCAGGATGAATACGCCATCTCATCCTACAAAAAAACCACAGCTTCCTCCACAAACGGAGCATTCAAGCATGAAATCGTGCCTGTAGAAGTCCCTCAACGAAAAGGAGACCCCATCCTCATCTCAGAGGATGAAGAATACAAAAAAGTAGCCTTTGAGAAGATCCCTTCTCTGAGACCGGTATTCAATCCAGATGGCACTGTGACAGCTGCCAATGCCTCTACCATCAATGATGGTGCCTCTGCTCTCATCATCATGAGCAAGGAAAAAATGGAGGAGTTGGGACTCAAACCCATCGCCAAAATACTCGGTTTTGCGGATGCCGCTAGAGAACCGATATGGTTTACTACAGCACCAGCTTTGGCCATCCCAAAAGCGATCAAAAATGCTGGAATCACAGCTTCCGAAGTAGATTACTATGAGATCAACGAAGCATTTTCGGTGGTGGCACTGGCTAATATCAAAGAACTCGGACTGAAAGCCGACACTGTCAACGTGCTCGGAGGTGCAGTCTCACTGGGACATCCACTAGGAGCCTCTGGAGCTCGAATCATCACGACCTTGACCTCTGTTTTGGATCAGAAAAAAGGAAAAATCGGTGTAGCAGGCATCTGCAATGGTGGAGGTGGCGCTTCGGCGATAGTAATCCAGAGATGTTAA
- a CDS encoding 2-isopropylmalate synthase: MDNRIYIFDTTLRDGEQVPGCRLDTRDKLLIAEELELLGVDVIEAGFPISSPGDFESVSEIAKLVKNVTVCGLTRAVQKDIEVAAEALKHAKFPRIHTGIGTSDQHVFTKIKTTREDILERSKQAVKWAKKYVEDVEFYAEDAGRTDNVFLAQVVEAVIAAGATVVNIPDTTGYCLPEEYGAKIKYLKENVKGIEKAILSTHCHNDLGLATANSIAGVQNGARQIECTINGIGERAGNTSLEEVVMIMRKHNWMKCDTKIDAKRLNAMSRLVSEKMRMPVQPNKAIVGSNAFAHSSGIHQDGVIKNRDNYEIIDPAEVGVNESSIILTARSGRAALNYRLENIGVKLSKEELEIAYNAFLTVADTHNVVDETLLRELVSSLAINA; the protein is encoded by the coding sequence ATGGACAATCGCATTTACATATTCGATACGACGCTAAGAGATGGAGAACAAGTGCCTGGCTGCAGACTAGACACCAGAGACAAGTTGCTGATAGCTGAAGAATTGGAGTTGTTGGGTGTTGATGTCATAGAAGCAGGATTCCCTATCTCAAGCCCAGGTGACTTTGAGTCCGTATCTGAGATTGCAAAGCTAGTCAAAAATGTGACGGTTTGTGGATTGACCAGAGCGGTACAAAAGGATATCGAAGTAGCAGCTGAGGCTTTGAAGCATGCCAAGTTTCCTAGAATCCACACTGGAATCGGGACTTCTGATCAGCATGTATTCACTAAAATCAAAACTACCCGTGAAGATATCCTAGAGAGAAGCAAGCAAGCTGTCAAATGGGCTAAGAAATATGTAGAGGATGTAGAATTCTACGCTGAGGATGCAGGACGCACAGACAATGTCTTCTTGGCACAGGTGGTAGAAGCAGTGATCGCTGCTGGAGCTACTGTAGTCAATATTCCTGACACAACAGGCTACTGCCTTCCAGAAGAATACGGTGCTAAAATCAAGTACCTCAAAGAAAATGTCAAAGGCATAGAGAAGGCCATCTTGTCAACACATTGTCACAATGATCTCGGTTTGGCGACTGCCAACTCAATAGCAGGTGTGCAAAATGGTGCCAGACAAATCGAATGTACCATCAATGGTATCGGAGAGAGAGCAGGTAATACCTCTCTCGAAGAAGTCGTGATGATCATGCGCAAGCACAACTGGATGAAGTGTGATACCAAAATCGATGCAAAGAGACTCAATGCCATGAGTAGATTGGTCTCCGAAAAAATGAGAATGCCAGTGCAGCCCAACAAAGCGATCGTAGGATCCAATGCGTTTGCTCACTCATCGGGGATTCATCAGGATGGTGTGATCAAGAATAGAGACAATTATGAGATCATCGACCCAGCAGAAGTGGGAGTGAATGAGTCTTCGATCATCCTGACTGCCAGAAGCGGTCGTGCAGCCTTGAACTATAGATTGGAAAACATTGGGGTGAAGTTGTCCAAAGAGGAATTGGAAATAGCTTACAATGCTTTCTTGACTGTAGCAGATACACACAACGTCGTAGATGAAACCTTGCTAAGAGAACTGGTCAGTAGTTTGGCCATCAATGCATAA
- a CDS encoding toxin-antitoxin system YwqK family antitoxin, which translates to MRKIFIVALLLFPVLSLLGQTKVTTRYDYEIDGKYPIKEEYYTIELDTTVVDGPYRMYGFEGYVFITGHYDKGKRNGEFINYYENGQIQRTTTYDQGMRQGTTEVFDEAGNLLQSGTFKNDTLVGVLNSYYPDGKIKNETEFKKGKPDGLVKEYWPNGQLKEEITYLGGKQHGLNTTYYDTGVIKSKTNYKNGVIDGQVLGYFPNGQISTETYQKNGSTEGSYKKYYENGQLETSGTYVNGQLNGKITSYYPNGSIKQELNLSNGKRAGVNLVYFPNGQIKVKSNYSNLEKDNSEEEYNEHGTLIATRKFKDEFKTGTWKYYTQKGELDIEEKYDLGKLEGSRILYNEKGKVLRKENYEKGKKHGEEIAYYPNGKIQEKKDYKFDRLDGNYVKYSKSGDIEIEGYYTRNKKSGDWKYYDKKGELTKTETYKMGQMQQ; encoded by the coding sequence ATGAGAAAAATATTCATCGTTGCACTCCTTTTGTTTCCCGTCCTATCACTCCTGGGACAGACCAAAGTCACCACACGATACGATTATGAAATAGATGGAAAATACCCGATCAAAGAAGAATATTACACCATAGAGCTGGACACCACAGTGGTCGACGGACCCTACAGAATGTATGGTTTTGAGGGGTATGTATTCATCACTGGCCACTATGACAAAGGCAAGAGAAACGGGGAGTTCATCAACTACTACGAGAATGGGCAGATTCAGCGAACCACTACCTACGACCAAGGAATGAGACAAGGCACAACCGAGGTTTTTGATGAAGCTGGCAACCTACTCCAATCAGGCACCTTCAAAAATGACACCCTTGTGGGCGTATTAAATTCCTACTATCCAGACGGGAAAATCAAGAATGAAACGGAGTTTAAAAAAGGAAAGCCAGACGGACTGGTCAAAGAGTATTGGCCCAACGGACAATTGAAAGAGGAGATTACCTACCTAGGAGGCAAGCAACATGGACTCAACACCACCTACTACGACACGGGAGTCATCAAGTCCAAGACCAACTACAAAAACGGCGTGATTGACGGTCAAGTGCTCGGGTATTTTCCTAATGGACAAATCAGTACCGAAACCTATCAAAAAAACGGCTCAACTGAAGGTAGTTACAAAAAATACTATGAAAATGGGCAGTTAGAAACCTCTGGCACCTACGTCAATGGACAGCTCAATGGCAAAATCACCTCCTACTATCCAAACGGCAGTATCAAGCAAGAGCTCAACCTAAGCAACGGCAAAAGAGCTGGAGTCAACCTCGTCTATTTCCCTAATGGACAGATTAAAGTCAAGAGCAACTACAGCAACTTGGAGAAAGACAATAGTGAAGAAGAATACAACGAGCATGGTACACTCATCGCTACCCGAAAATTTAAAGACGAGTTCAAAACTGGCACATGGAAATACTACACACAAAAAGGTGAACTTGATATCGAAGAAAAATACGATTTGGGCAAACTAGAAGGTAGCAGAATCCTCTACAACGAAAAAGGCAAAGTGCTACGTAAGGAAAATTATGAAAAAGGCAAAAAACATGGAGAAGAAATTGCCTATTACCCGAATGGAAAGATCCAAGAAAAGAAGGATTATAAGTTTGACAGACTGGATGGAAACTATGTCAAATACAGCAAATCTGGAGACATAGAAATCGAAGGCTATTACACTCGAAATAAAAAAAGTGGTGATTGGAAATACTACGACAAAAAGGGAGAATTGACCAAAACCGAAACTTATAAAATGGGGCAAATGCAACAATAA
- a CDS encoding response regulator transcription factor, which yields MNLLIIEDEKDLAESVIKYLNQEGYHCEWANSYKEASEKTHLYTYDCILVDITLPDGSGMNIVEQLKKVKSTSGIIIISAKNSVDDKIKGLDVGADDYLAKPFDLSELNARIKSVIRRRNFDGNNEIIFKEITVCTEERLVKINGAPLSLTKKEYDLLIYFISNQNRVITKNSIAEHLWGDYMDMADSYDFIYAHLKNLRKKIIKLGGNDYIQTVYGVGYKFTQF from the coding sequence ATGAATTTATTAATTATTGAAGACGAGAAAGATCTAGCAGAATCAGTCATAAAATACCTCAATCAAGAAGGATATCACTGTGAGTGGGCCAACAGCTACAAGGAGGCTTCCGAAAAAACACACCTCTACACCTATGATTGTATCTTGGTAGACATCACCCTACCAGATGGTAGTGGTATGAACATAGTAGAACAGCTCAAAAAAGTAAAATCCACCTCTGGCATCATCATTATCTCAGCCAAAAATTCGGTGGACGACAAGATCAAAGGGCTAGACGTGGGCGCTGACGACTACCTTGCCAAACCCTTTGACCTCTCTGAACTCAACGCCAGAATTAAGTCCGTCATCAGACGCAGAAATTTTGACGGTAACAACGAAATAATATTCAAAGAAATCACAGTTTGTACGGAAGAAAGACTAGTAAAAATCAATGGAGCACCTTTGAGTCTGACTAAAAAAGAGTACGACTTGCTCATCTACTTTATCTCCAACCAAAACAGAGTCATTACCAAAAATTCGATTGCCGAGCATCTCTGGGGCGACTACATGGACATGGCAGACTCCTACGACTTCATCTATGCTCACCTCAAAAACCTGAGAAAGAAAATCATAAAACTGGGAGGCAATGATTATATTCAAACTGTCTATGGCGTTGGATATAAATTTACTCAGTTTTGA